Proteins encoded by one window of Nocardioides euryhalodurans:
- a CDS encoding EcsC family protein, translated as MSAMGSISKRLAPRVTELAPELTTTFVREALARAIEGVGPLPPAARAADKQLKEQDGDVERAVHEVIENHVRLAGAQGFVTNLGGLVTATVMIPANITGLALITCRMIAGIAHLRGYDLDDPRTRNAILVCLLGEDTVKTMVKRKEIPAPPMAIATAPAHDADVDKIISAIVASDLITKVAGKRLATSVARRVPVLGGVVGMGADGFSTWRVGRYADRELLPRNRR; from the coding sequence ATGAGTGCGATGGGATCGATCTCCAAGCGGCTGGCTCCCCGGGTGACCGAGCTGGCGCCGGAGCTCACCACCACCTTCGTGCGCGAGGCGCTGGCCCGGGCCATCGAGGGGGTCGGCCCGCTCCCGCCCGCGGCCAGGGCGGCCGACAAGCAGCTCAAGGAGCAGGACGGCGACGTCGAGCGCGCGGTCCACGAGGTCATCGAGAACCACGTCCGGCTCGCGGGCGCGCAGGGCTTCGTCACCAACCTCGGAGGCCTCGTCACGGCGACCGTCATGATCCCCGCCAACATCACCGGGCTCGCGCTCATCACCTGCCGGATGATCGCCGGGATCGCCCACCTGCGGGGCTACGACCTCGACGACCCCCGCACCCGCAACGCGATCCTCGTCTGCCTCCTCGGCGAGGACACCGTGAAGACCATGGTGAAGAGGAAGGAGATCCCGGCGCCCCCGATGGCGATCGCGACGGCTCCCGCCCACGACGCCGACGTCGACAAGATCATCTCCGCGATCGTGGCCTCCGACCTGATCACCAAGGTGGCCGGCAAGCGGCTCGCGACGTCGGTCGCACGACGGGTGCCGGTGCTGGGCGGCGTGGTCGGCATGGGTGCCGACGGCTTCTCGACGTGGCGGGTCGGGCGCTACGCCGACCGCGAGCTCCTGCCCCGCAACCGCCGGTAG
- the aat gene encoding leucyl/phenylalanyl-tRNA--protein transferase, translating into MPAVEPPPTPWGFPPAEVWPDDDLVAVGADLEPGTLLAAYRAGLFPMPHPGGTVGWWSPVERGVLPLAGLRRPRSLRRSARRFEIRVDTACAEVIDACGDPRRPDGWIDDDVKAGYLALHELGWVHSVEAWHEGRLAGGLYGVAIGGLFAGESMFHRETDASKVALLGLVDLLSDEHAEGRLLDVQWATDHLVSLGVVELPRPTYLARLAAALELPLPALLERPRAG; encoded by the coding sequence ATGCCCGCCGTCGAGCCGCCCCCGACCCCGTGGGGCTTCCCGCCGGCGGAGGTGTGGCCGGACGACGACCTGGTGGCGGTGGGGGCCGACCTCGAGCCCGGCACCCTGCTCGCGGCCTACCGGGCCGGCCTGTTCCCGATGCCGCACCCGGGCGGCACCGTCGGCTGGTGGAGCCCGGTCGAGCGGGGGGTGCTGCCGCTGGCCGGGCTGCGGCGGCCTCGCTCGCTGCGCCGCTCGGCGCGGCGGTTCGAGATCCGCGTCGACACCGCGTGCGCGGAGGTGATCGACGCGTGCGGCGACCCGCGCCGCCCGGACGGCTGGATCGACGACGACGTCAAGGCCGGTTACCTGGCCCTCCACGAGCTGGGCTGGGTGCACTCGGTCGAGGCGTGGCACGAGGGCCGGCTGGCCGGCGGGCTGTACGGCGTCGCCATCGGGGGCCTCTTCGCCGGCGAGTCGATGTTCCACCGGGAGACCGACGCCTCCAAGGTCGCGCTGCTCGGGCTGGTCGACCTGCTCAGCGACGAACACGCCGAGGGACGGCTGCTCGACGTGCAGTGGGCCACCGACCACCTCGTCAGCCTGGGCGTGGTCGAGCTGCCGCGACCGACGTACCTCGCGCGGCTGGCGGCGGCGCTGGAGCTCCCGCTGCCGGCGTTGCTCGAACGCCCCCGTGCCGGATAG
- a CDS encoding ATP-binding protein: MDPIRNPYAPGAGQRPPELAGRDEQLTMFDVVLERVAKGRPERSLVLTGLRGVGKTVLLNALRSAAVRRRWGTGKLEARPDQSLRRPLSSALHQAVRELGHRDEESVSHVLGVIRSFAQREAGPTAKLREQWNPGIDVPAVKGRADSGDIEIDLVELFTDLGGLAADEGKGIAVFIDEMQDLGPDDVSALCAACHEISQSGLPVIVVGAGLPHLPAVLSASKSYSERLFRYQRIDRLPREAADRALSAPAEDEDAAYAVDALEAMYAATGGYPYFIQAYGKAVWDRAPRSPITADDVAVAAPEAEAELAVGFFGSRFERATPGERDYLRAMADAAVAIAESGEGVLDDVESVPTADVATVLGKKPQSLSPARDALLKKGLIYSGERGRIAFTVPHFGRYLREHA, encoded by the coding sequence GTGGACCCGATCCGGAACCCGTACGCCCCCGGCGCCGGGCAGCGCCCTCCCGAGCTGGCCGGCCGCGACGAGCAGCTGACCATGTTCGACGTCGTGCTCGAACGCGTGGCCAAGGGGCGTCCCGAGCGGTCGCTGGTGCTGACCGGGCTGCGCGGCGTGGGCAAGACGGTGCTGCTCAACGCCCTGCGCAGCGCCGCCGTACGCCGTCGCTGGGGCACCGGCAAGCTCGAGGCCCGGCCCGACCAGTCGCTGCGCCGGCCGCTGTCGAGCGCCCTGCACCAGGCCGTCCGCGAGCTCGGCCACCGCGACGAGGAGTCGGTCTCCCACGTGCTCGGCGTGATCCGTTCCTTCGCCCAGCGCGAGGCCGGCCCCACGGCCAAGCTGCGCGAGCAGTGGAACCCCGGCATCGACGTCCCGGCCGTCAAGGGCCGCGCCGACTCGGGTGACATCGAGATCGACCTGGTGGAGCTGTTCACCGACCTGGGTGGCCTCGCCGCCGACGAGGGCAAGGGGATCGCCGTCTTCATCGACGAGATGCAGGACCTCGGCCCCGACGACGTCTCCGCCCTCTGTGCGGCCTGCCACGAGATCAGCCAGTCGGGGCTGCCGGTGATCGTGGTCGGCGCCGGGCTGCCCCACCTCCCCGCGGTGCTGAGCGCCAGCAAGTCCTACTCCGAACGGCTCTTCCGCTACCAGCGCATCGACCGGCTGCCCCGGGAGGCGGCCGACCGGGCGCTCAGCGCGCCCGCCGAGGACGAGGACGCCGCCTACGCGGTCGACGCGCTCGAGGCGATGTACGCCGCGACCGGCGGCTACCCGTACTTCATCCAGGCCTACGGCAAGGCGGTCTGGGACCGCGCCCCGCGCTCGCCGATCACCGCCGACGACGTGGCCGTCGCGGCTCCGGAGGCCGAGGCCGAGCTGGCGGTGGGCTTCTTCGGCTCCCGCTTCGAGCGGGCGACGCCGGGGGAGCGGGACTACCTCCGTGCGATGGCGGACGCCGCGGTGGCGATCGCCGAGTCGGGCGAGGGCGTGCTCGACGACGTCGAGAGCGTGCCGACCGCCGACGTGGCCACGGTGCTGGGCAAGAAGCCGCAGTCGCTCTCGCCCGCACGGGACGCGCTGCTCAAGAAGGGCCTGATCTACTCCGGCGAGCGCGGCCGGATCGCCTTCACGGTGCCGCACTTCGGGCGCTACCTGCGCGAGCACGCCTGA
- a CDS encoding Fpg/Nei family DNA glycosylase yields the protein MPELPEVEALALDLKGRLTDRAIVKVHVAAFSALKTFDPPLQALEGAMVEDVTRHGKFLDIDASGTHLVLHLARAGWVRWRDEVPELPPKPSNKSPLALRVVLDDQSGLDITEAGTKKSLAAYVVRDPGDVRGIASLGPDPLVDEFTVEAFRKILTEAGRAQVKGVLRHQGTIAGIGNAYSDEVLHAARMSPFKPASSLTEEESQTLYDAIRTVLGDAVDRSRGLHASELKGEKKSHLAVHGQTGKPCPVCGDTVREVSFADSSLQYCPTCQTGGKPLADRRMSRLLK from the coding sequence GTGCCGGAGCTGCCCGAGGTGGAGGCGCTGGCCCTGGACCTGAAGGGCCGGCTGACCGACCGCGCGATCGTCAAGGTCCACGTGGCCGCGTTCAGCGCCCTCAAGACCTTCGACCCGCCGCTGCAGGCGCTCGAGGGCGCGATGGTCGAGGACGTCACCCGCCACGGCAAGTTCCTCGACATCGACGCCTCCGGCACCCACCTCGTCCTCCACCTCGCCCGCGCCGGCTGGGTCCGGTGGCGCGACGAGGTCCCGGAGCTGCCGCCCAAGCCGTCGAACAAGTCGCCGCTCGCGCTCCGGGTCGTCCTCGACGACCAGAGCGGCCTCGACATCACCGAGGCAGGCACCAAGAAGAGCCTCGCCGCGTACGTCGTCCGCGACCCCGGCGACGTGCGCGGGATCGCCTCGCTCGGACCGGACCCGCTCGTCGACGAGTTCACCGTCGAGGCGTTCCGCAAGATCCTCACCGAGGCCGGTCGCGCCCAGGTCAAGGGCGTGCTGCGCCACCAGGGCACCATCGCGGGGATCGGCAACGCCTACTCCGACGAGGTGCTCCACGCCGCGCGGATGTCGCCGTTCAAGCCGGCCTCCTCCCTGACGGAGGAGGAGTCGCAGACGCTCTACGACGCGATCCGTACGGTGCTCGGCGACGCCGTCGACCGCTCGCGCGGGCTCCACGCCAGCGAGCTGAAGGGCGAGAAGAAGTCCCATCTCGCCGTCCACGGCCAGACCGGCAAGCCGTGCCCGGTGTGCGGCGACACCGTGCGCGAGGTCAGCTTCGCCGACTCCAGCCTCCAGTACTGCCCGACCTGCCAGACCGGCGGCAAGCCCCTCGCCGACCGCCGGATGTCCCGACTGCTGAAGTGA
- a CDS encoding ATP-binding cassette domain-containing protein yields the protein MTETMIELVELTKQFPGQKQPAVDRLSLSVPRGEIVVLVGPSGCGKTTSMELVNRLIEPTSGHIVLDGEDVTSADPDQLRRRIGYVIQETGLLPHRTIAQNIATVPKLNGWDKGRIGERVDELLGLVGMDPGTYRSRYPKELSGGQRQRVGVARAMAADPPVMLMDEPFGAIDPITRERLQNEFLRLHQQIRKTVIFVTHDIDEAIKMGDKIAVLRDQSHVAQFDTPENILTSPADDYVADFIGAGASLKRLNLSRVRDLEVTSDAPTGATTEDPAVLQRRLGDSDWSAMLLLDGERRPSRWVTAGDLRRDEPLDRVGLPARALVEPHATLADALNELITSNGGCAIIVDGRGAYQGIVDLETIMAAVRTMRDQHAAFYLAQKSHAEGA from the coding sequence ATGACCGAGACCATGATCGAGCTGGTCGAGCTGACCAAGCAGTTCCCCGGCCAGAAGCAGCCCGCCGTCGACCGTCTCAGCCTGTCGGTGCCCCGCGGCGAGATCGTGGTGCTGGTCGGCCCGTCGGGCTGCGGCAAGACCACGTCGATGGAGCTGGTCAACCGGCTGATCGAGCCCACCTCGGGTCACATCGTGCTCGACGGCGAGGACGTCACGAGCGCAGATCCCGACCAGCTCCGGCGCCGGATCGGCTACGTCATCCAGGAGACCGGCCTCCTCCCCCACCGCACCATCGCCCAGAACATCGCGACCGTGCCCAAGCTGAACGGCTGGGACAAGGGCCGGATCGGCGAGCGGGTCGACGAGCTGCTCGGGCTGGTCGGCATGGACCCCGGGACCTACCGCTCCCGCTACCCCAAGGAGCTCTCCGGCGGCCAGCGGCAGCGGGTGGGCGTGGCGAGGGCGATGGCAGCCGACCCGCCGGTGATGCTGATGGACGAGCCGTTTGGCGCCATCGACCCGATCACCCGCGAGCGGCTGCAGAACGAGTTCCTGCGCCTGCACCAGCAGATCCGGAAGACGGTCATCTTCGTCACCCACGACATCGACGAGGCGATCAAGATGGGGGACAAGATCGCGGTCCTGCGCGACCAGTCGCACGTCGCCCAGTTCGACACCCCGGAGAACATCCTCACCAGCCCGGCCGACGACTACGTCGCCGACTTCATCGGTGCCGGCGCCTCCCTCAAGCGGCTGAACCTCTCGCGGGTCCGCGACCTGGAGGTGACCTCCGACGCGCCCACCGGCGCGACCACGGAGGACCCCGCCGTGCTGCAGCGCCGGCTCGGCGACTCCGACTGGTCGGCGATGCTGCTCCTCGACGGGGAGCGACGGCCCTCCCGCTGGGTCACTGCCGGCGACCTGCGACGCGACGAGCCGCTGGACCGCGTGGGCCTCCCGGCCCGGGCCCTCGTCGAGCCGCACGCCACGCTGGCCGACGCCCTCAACGAGCTGATCACCTCCAACGGAGGCTGCGCGATCATCGTCGACGGCCGCGGCGCCTACCAGGGCATCGTCGACCTCGAGACGATCATGGCCGCGGTCCGGACGATGCGTGACCAGCACGCCGCCTTCTACCTCGCGCAGAAGTCGCACGCCGAGGGGGCCTGA
- a CDS encoding ABC transporter permease, producing MTFAEYLANSYDNLIELSLEHIQLVLVSMGIAILVGLPLGVLAHRRRFTRAPILSATSFFLTLPSLALFAIFVPIFGLGAPPAIAGLTLYALLPIVANTIAGLSSVDPAIVKASSGMGMGSARRLLQVEMPLAWPVIITGIRVSTQVVVGIAAIAALVGGPGLGQEIFRGIRSVPNANAPNLIYGGTLAVVVLALLFDAAFVLIRRLTTSRGIR from the coding sequence GTGACCTTCGCCGAATACCTCGCCAACAGCTACGACAACCTCATCGAGCTCTCGCTCGAGCACATCCAGCTGGTCCTCGTCTCGATGGGGATCGCGATCCTGGTCGGCCTGCCGCTGGGCGTGCTGGCCCACCGCCGTCGCTTCACCCGGGCGCCGATCCTCAGCGCCACGTCCTTCTTCCTGACCCTGCCCTCGCTGGCCCTCTTCGCGATCTTCGTCCCGATCTTCGGGCTCGGCGCACCGCCCGCGATCGCCGGTCTCACCCTCTACGCGCTGCTGCCGATCGTGGCCAACACCATCGCCGGCCTGAGCTCGGTGGATCCCGCGATCGTCAAGGCGTCGAGCGGGATGGGCATGGGGTCGGCCCGCCGGCTGCTGCAGGTCGAGATGCCGCTGGCATGGCCGGTGATCATCACCGGCATCCGCGTGTCCACGCAGGTCGTGGTCGGCATCGCCGCCATCGCGGCCCTCGTGGGCGGTCCCGGACTGGGCCAGGAGATCTTCCGCGGCATCCGTTCGGTCCCCAACGCCAACGCCCCGAACCTGATCTACGGCGGCACCCTGGCCGTGGTCGTGCTGGCCCTGCTCTTCGACGCCGCCTTCGTCCTGATCCGCCGACTGACCACCTCGCGAGGTATCCGATGA
- a CDS encoding carboxyl transferase domain-containing protein, producing the protein MKDLVEELRERLATARQGGSESARQKHTDRGKLLVRERVDRLLDPGSPFLELSPLAAYGMYGRDADDAYAVPSAGIVTGIGRISGRECVVVANDATVKGGTYYPITVKKHLRAQTVASDNHLPCVYLVDSGGAFLPMQDEVFPDREHFGRIFFNQANLSGRGIPQIASVMGSCTAGGAYVPAMSDESVIVKEQGTIFLGGPPLVKAATGEVVTAEELGGGDVHARTSGVVDHLAEDDAHALSIVRSIVDTLPRGVTRGRPPVEPEEPHEDPATLYDVVPSDTRTPYDVREVIRRVVDASRFHEFKQLYGETLVCGFARIWGHEVGIVANNGILFSESALKGAHFIQLCNQRGIPLVFLQNITGFMVGREYENRGIARDGAKLVTAVACSVVPKFTVVIGGSFGAGNYGMCGRAYDPRFLWMWPNARISVMGGEQAASVLSTVRRDGLEARGEEWSAEDEESFKAPIRDQYEHQGSPYYATARLWDDGVIDPADTRRVLGMGLAAAAQAPVPDPSYGIFRM; encoded by the coding sequence ATGAAGGATCTCGTCGAGGAGCTGCGCGAGCGCCTCGCCACCGCGCGACAGGGTGGCTCGGAGAGCGCCCGCCAGAAGCACACCGACCGCGGCAAGCTGCTCGTCCGCGAGCGGGTCGACCGGTTGCTCGACCCGGGCAGCCCGTTCCTCGAGCTGAGCCCGCTGGCGGCGTACGGCATGTACGGCCGGGACGCCGACGACGCCTACGCCGTCCCGAGCGCGGGGATCGTGACCGGCATCGGGCGGATCAGCGGGCGCGAGTGCGTGGTCGTCGCCAACGACGCGACCGTCAAGGGCGGCACCTACTACCCGATCACCGTCAAGAAGCACCTGCGTGCGCAGACCGTGGCCTCCGACAACCACCTCCCCTGCGTCTACCTGGTCGACTCCGGCGGCGCCTTCCTGCCGATGCAGGACGAGGTCTTCCCCGACCGAGAGCACTTCGGCCGGATCTTCTTCAACCAGGCCAACCTCTCCGGCCGCGGCATCCCGCAGATCGCCAGCGTCATGGGCTCGTGCACGGCCGGTGGGGCGTACGTCCCGGCGATGTCGGACGAGTCCGTGATCGTCAAGGAGCAGGGCACGATCTTCCTCGGCGGTCCGCCGCTGGTGAAGGCGGCGACCGGCGAGGTCGTCACCGCCGAGGAGCTCGGCGGTGGCGACGTCCACGCCCGCACCTCCGGCGTCGTCGACCACCTCGCCGAGGACGACGCCCACGCGCTGTCGATCGTGCGGTCCATCGTCGACACGCTGCCGCGCGGCGTCACCCGGGGTCGGCCCCCCGTCGAGCCGGAGGAGCCCCACGAGGACCCGGCGACGCTCTACGACGTGGTGCCCAGCGACACCCGGACGCCGTACGACGTGCGCGAGGTGATCCGCCGCGTGGTCGACGCCAGCCGCTTCCACGAGTTCAAGCAGCTCTACGGCGAGACCCTGGTCTGCGGCTTCGCGCGGATCTGGGGCCACGAGGTCGGCATCGTCGCCAACAACGGCATCCTCTTCAGCGAGTCCGCGCTCAAGGGCGCCCACTTCATCCAGCTGTGCAACCAGCGCGGCATCCCGCTGGTGTTCCTGCAGAACATCACCGGCTTCATGGTCGGCCGCGAGTACGAGAACCGCGGCATCGCCCGCGACGGCGCCAAGCTCGTGACCGCGGTGGCCTGCAGCGTGGTGCCGAAGTTCACCGTCGTGATCGGCGGCTCGTTCGGCGCCGGCAACTACGGCATGTGCGGGCGGGCCTACGACCCGCGCTTCCTCTGGATGTGGCCCAACGCCCGGATCTCGGTGATGGGCGGCGAGCAGGCGGCCAGCGTGCTCTCGACCGTCCGCCGCGACGGGCTCGAGGCCCGGGGCGAGGAGTGGTCGGCCGAGGACGAGGAGTCGTTCAAGGCGCCGATCCGCGACCAGTACGAGCACCAAGGCTCGCCCTACTACGCCACCGCCCGCCTCTGGGACGACGGCGTCATCGACCCTGCCGACACCCGCCGGGTGCTGGGGATGGGCCTGGCCGCCGCGGCCCAGGCGCCCGTGCCCGACCCCTCCTACGGCATCTTCCGGATGTGA
- a CDS encoding acetyl/propionyl/methylcrotonyl-CoA carboxylase subunit alpha, producing MKLLIANRGEITVRIARTARRLGVPTVALHSDVDLSAPHVRACDEAVAVTSYLDIDAVVSAALARGCTHVHPGYGFLSERAAFARAVADAGLTLVGPSAEVMDAMGRKDRAREVAVAAGVPVVPSYGLDDDPSGFAYPVLVKAAAGGGGKGMRVVRSVDDLADALAAAGREARSAFGDDTLLVEKYVESGRHIEVQVVGDTHGTVLHLFERDCSTQRRHQKVLEEAPAPTLSDEQRSAITAAAVDLAREAGYVNAGTVEFLLDNATGEFYFLEMNTRLQVEHPVTELVTGLDLVELQLKVAAGEPLEISQTDVRLDGHAIEARVYAEDSYRGFLPQAGTTSLVRWPEDVRVDHALEPGQVVSTAYDPMLGKVIAHGADREAARRNLVSALDGTAILGLTTNTGFLRALLATDEFRDAVIDTAWLDAAEVPAPDDSLPRLLVAWTSAMISAADTGHAFQSDGFRLGATPAPTVVELDRPVVVDRGAGTVDGTPVRQLSAADHVLEVDVDGRRVRAVVNVQPHVLEVAWEGHRHVFEPADAFADHGPGTGDGTITSPMPGTLLDVHVAVGDEVEEGQVLGAMEAMKMELALKAPFAGTVTEVGAAAGEQVALGATLFVVAPGEEPS from the coding sequence ATGAAGCTCCTGATCGCCAACCGCGGCGAGATCACCGTCCGGATCGCCCGCACCGCCCGCCGGCTGGGCGTCCCGACCGTCGCGCTGCACTCCGACGTCGACCTGTCGGCTCCCCACGTCCGCGCCTGCGACGAGGCCGTCGCGGTGACGAGCTACCTCGACATCGACGCCGTCGTCTCGGCCGCGCTCGCCCGCGGCTGCACGCACGTGCACCCCGGTTACGGCTTCCTCTCCGAGCGCGCCGCGTTCGCACGTGCCGTGGCCGATGCCGGCCTCACGCTGGTCGGACCCTCCGCGGAGGTGATGGACGCGATGGGGCGCAAGGACCGGGCCCGCGAGGTCGCGGTCGCGGCCGGGGTCCCGGTCGTGCCGTCGTACGGGCTCGACGACGACCCGTCCGGTTTCGCCTACCCCGTCCTCGTCAAGGCCGCGGCAGGCGGCGGCGGCAAGGGCATGCGCGTGGTGCGGTCGGTGGACGACCTCGCCGACGCCCTCGCGGCGGCCGGACGTGAGGCCCGCAGCGCCTTCGGCGACGACACGCTGCTCGTGGAGAAGTACGTCGAGTCCGGCCGCCACATCGAGGTCCAGGTGGTCGGTGACACCCACGGCACGGTGCTCCACCTGTTCGAGCGCGACTGCTCGACGCAGCGTCGTCACCAGAAGGTGCTGGAGGAGGCGCCGGCTCCGACGCTCTCCGACGAGCAGCGGTCGGCCATCACCGCCGCGGCCGTCGACCTGGCGCGCGAGGCGGGCTACGTCAACGCCGGGACCGTCGAGTTCCTGCTCGACAACGCGACCGGCGAGTTCTACTTCCTGGAGATGAACACCCGGCTCCAGGTCGAGCACCCCGTCACCGAGCTCGTCACCGGGCTCGACCTCGTCGAGCTCCAGCTGAAGGTCGCGGCCGGGGAGCCGCTGGAGATCAGCCAGACCGACGTACGCCTCGACGGGCACGCGATCGAGGCCCGGGTCTATGCCGAGGACTCCTATCGAGGCTTCCTGCCGCAGGCCGGCACGACCAGCCTGGTCCGCTGGCCCGAGGACGTGCGCGTCGACCACGCGCTCGAGCCGGGGCAGGTGGTCTCCACGGCGTACGACCCGATGCTGGGCAAGGTGATCGCCCACGGCGCCGACCGCGAGGCGGCGCGTCGCAACCTCGTCTCCGCGCTCGACGGCACCGCGATCCTCGGGCTGACGACGAACACCGGCTTCCTGCGGGCCCTGCTCGCCACCGACGAGTTCCGCGACGCCGTCATCGACACGGCGTGGCTGGACGCGGCAGAGGTCCCGGCGCCCGACGACTCCCTGCCCCGGCTGCTGGTCGCGTGGACCTCGGCGATGATCAGCGCCGCCGACACCGGCCACGCCTTCCAGTCCGACGGCTTCCGGCTCGGCGCCACGCCGGCCCCGACCGTGGTCGAGCTCGACCGTCCCGTCGTGGTCGACCGGGGTGCCGGCACCGTCGACGGGACGCCCGTCCGCCAGCTGTCGGCGGCCGACCACGTCCTCGAGGTCGACGTCGACGGGCGGCGCGTCCGCGCCGTGGTCAACGTGCAGCCGCACGTGCTCGAGGTGGCCTGGGAGGGGCACCGGCACGTCTTCGAGCCGGCCGACGCGTTCGCCGACCACGGGCCAGGCACCGGCGACGGGACGATCACGAGTCCGATGCCCGGCACCCTGCTCGACGTCCACGTCGCGGTCGGCGACGAGGTCGAGGAGGGGCAGGTGCTCGGTGCGATGGAGGCGATGAAGATGGAGCTCGCCCTCAAGGCGCCCTTCGCGGGCACCGTGACCGAGGTCGGCGCCGCTGCCGGCGAGCAGGTCGCGCTGGGCGCCACGCTGTTCGTCGTCGCGCCCGGGGAGGAGCCCTCGTGA
- a CDS encoding rhodanese-like domain-containing protein yields MRAPVHLPVPTVTVDDLPQPLPGEITLLDVREQVEWDHGHIDGATHLPLMELVARVDEVPSGRVVVVCKVGARSAQATAYLSQQGHDVVNLDGGMLEWAAAGRPMVSATGRPPQVV; encoded by the coding sequence GTGAGAGCCCCCGTGCACCTGCCCGTCCCCACCGTGACCGTCGACGACCTCCCCCAGCCCCTGCCCGGGGAGATCACGCTCCTCGACGTCCGCGAGCAGGTCGAGTGGGACCACGGCCACATCGACGGCGCGACCCACCTGCCGCTGATGGAGCTCGTGGCACGTGTCGACGAGGTGCCGTCCGGCCGCGTGGTCGTGGTCTGCAAGGTGGGCGCCCGGTCCGCGCAGGCCACCGCCTACCTCAGCCAGCAGGGCCACGACGTCGTCAACCTCGACGGCGGGATGCTCGAGTGGGCCGCCGCCGGGCGGCCGATGGTGAGCGCGACGGGTCGCCCGCCCCAGGTGGTCTGA
- a CDS encoding hydroxymethylglutaryl-CoA lyase codes for MNPLPSRVTRDGLPERVTIYEVGPRDGLQNESATVPVEVKAEFVRRLLAAGLPVVEATSFVHPRWVPQLADAAELMTSLVDELGDTARDLPVLVPNERGLDRALELGMRHVAIFGSATETFAQRNLNRGLDEQFAMFEPTVRRARDAGLDVRAYVSMCFGDPWEGEVPVAQVVDVGRLLFDLGASQLSLGDTIGVGTAGHVRALVDGFLAAGMRTDQLAMHFHDTYGQALANAYAALECGITTFDASAGGLGGCPYAHSATGNLATEDLVWMLTGLGIEHGVDLDALVATSVWVAGELGRPSPSAVVRALGSGTAESPA; via the coding sequence GTGAACCCACTGCCGAGCCGCGTCACCCGCGACGGTCTGCCCGAGCGGGTCACCATCTACGAGGTCGGCCCGCGCGACGGGCTGCAGAACGAGTCGGCGACCGTGCCGGTCGAGGTCAAGGCGGAGTTCGTGCGCCGGCTGCTGGCGGCCGGGCTGCCGGTCGTCGAGGCGACCTCGTTCGTCCACCCGCGGTGGGTCCCGCAGCTCGCCGACGCCGCCGAGCTGATGACGTCGCTGGTCGACGAGCTGGGCGACACGGCGCGCGACCTGCCGGTCCTGGTCCCCAACGAGCGCGGCCTCGACCGTGCCCTCGAGCTGGGGATGCGCCACGTCGCGATCTTCGGCTCGGCCACCGAGACCTTCGCGCAGCGCAACCTCAACCGCGGCCTGGACGAGCAGTTCGCGATGTTCGAGCCGACCGTGCGCCGGGCGCGCGACGCCGGCCTCGACGTGCGGGCGTACGTCTCCATGTGCTTCGGCGACCCGTGGGAGGGCGAGGTCCCCGTGGCGCAGGTCGTCGACGTCGGGCGGCTGCTCTTCGACCTGGGCGCGAGCCAGCTCAGCCTGGGCGACACCATCGGCGTCGGCACGGCCGGTCACGTGCGCGCGCTCGTCGACGGCTTCCTCGCCGCGGGCATGCGGACCGACCAGCTCGCGATGCACTTCCACGACACCTACGGCCAGGCGCTCGCCAACGCGTACGCCGCCCTCGAGTGCGGCATCACCACCTTCGACGCCAGCGCCGGCGGCCTCGGCGGCTGCCCCTACGCCCACAGCGCCACCGGCAACCTCGCCACCGAGGACCTGGTCTGGATGCTCACCGGCCTGGGGATCGAGCACGGCGTCGACCTCGATGCCCTGGTGGCAACCAGCGTGTGGGTCGCCGGTGAGCTGGGGCGCCCCAGTCCCTCGGCCGTGGTGCGGGCGCTCGGGAGCGGTACGGCAGAATCGCCCGCATGA